Proteins from a genomic interval of Youhaiella tibetensis:
- a CDS encoding Gfo/Idh/MocA family protein → MGIGIIGCGNISGAYLKAARSFPVLDIRAVADLRPEVAAARAAEHGLVAKSIGALLADREIGLVINLTIPRAHVDVGLRVLAAGKHVYSEKPLGVEFAEGRRLLEAARAAGLRVGSAPDTFLGGAHQTARQLVDAGTIGQPIGGTAFFMCPGHESWHPDPAFYYDFGGGPMLDMGPYYITDLVNLLGPVAQVSGMTSMARRERVITSALKKGQVMPVKVPTHVAGTLRFANGAIVQIAMSFDVAGHNHSPLEIYGTEASLLVPDPNNFGGEVKVRRPGGDWVDEAVTLPYADGNYRSLGVADMAHAILANRPHRASGDLALHVLEVMEAFDKSSRSGQVVEITTPLERPAPIGASLVDGRIA, encoded by the coding sequence ATGGGCATTGGCATCATTGGATGCGGCAATATTTCGGGCGCCTATCTCAAGGCGGCCAGGAGCTTTCCGGTGCTCGACATCCGGGCGGTGGCCGACCTGCGGCCGGAAGTGGCCGCGGCGCGGGCGGCCGAACATGGGCTGGTGGCCAAATCCATCGGGGCGCTGCTGGCCGATCGGGAGATCGGGCTGGTCATCAACCTCACCATCCCGCGGGCGCATGTGGATGTGGGGCTGCGCGTGCTGGCGGCGGGCAAGCATGTCTATTCGGAAAAGCCGCTGGGGGTCGAATTCGCCGAAGGCAGGCGCCTGCTCGAGGCGGCGCGCGCCGCCGGCCTGCGCGTCGGCTCGGCGCCCGACACCTTTCTGGGCGGAGCGCACCAGACGGCCCGGCAGCTCGTGGATGCCGGCACCATCGGCCAGCCGATCGGGGGCACGGCCTTCTTCATGTGCCCGGGCCACGAGAGCTGGCACCCGGACCCCGCCTTCTACTATGATTTCGGCGGCGGGCCGATGCTTGATATGGGACCATACTATATCACCGACCTCGTCAACCTCCTCGGTCCGGTGGCCCAGGTCTCGGGCATGACCTCGATGGCGCGGCGCGAGCGCGTCATCACCAGCGCCCTCAAGAAGGGGCAGGTGATGCCGGTCAAGGTGCCGACCCATGTCGCGGGCACGCTGCGCTTTGCCAACGGGGCGATCGTGCAGATCGCCATGAGCTTCGATGTGGCCGGGCACAACCATTCCCCGCTCGAGATCTACGGCACCGAGGCCAGCCTGCTCGTGCCCGATCCCAACAATTTCGGCGGGGAGGTGAAGGTTCGGCGGCCCGGTGGGGACTGGGTCGATGAAGCCGTGACGCTGCCCTATGCGGACGGCAATTATCGTTCGCTGGGGGTGGCGGACATGGCCCATGCCATTCTCGCCAACCGCCCGCACCGGGCGAGCGGCGATCTGGCGCTGCACGTGCTCGAAGTCATGGAAGCCTTCGACAAATCATCGCGGAGCGGGCAGGTTGTGGAGATCACCACTCCCCTCGAGCGACCGGCTCCGATCGGCGCCTCGCTCGTGGACGGACGGATCGCCTGA
- a CDS encoding glutamine amidotransferase codes for MTKRVLIAGESWTVHSIHQKGFDSFTTTEYSEGVKWLKAALEAGGWTVDFQPSHVAARDFPYTAEDLAAYDCVILSDIGANTLLLHPETFTKSKVLPNRLHSIRDYVARGGGFVMVGGYLTFQGIDAKGQYAGTAIEDILPVTLSRFDDRVESPQGITPKVALSHDTVASVNGDWPDMLGYNRVTPKEGGNVVVTVGDDPLLVTGTYGQGRTVAFTSDCGPHWAPPPFVEWPGYAPLWQGIVDWAAGK; via the coding sequence ATGACCAAACGCGTTCTGATCGCCGGGGAATCCTGGACGGTTCACTCCATCCACCAGAAGGGTTTTGACAGCTTCACCACCACCGAATACTCGGAGGGCGTGAAGTGGCTCAAGGCCGCGCTCGAGGCGGGCGGCTGGACCGTTGATTTCCAGCCCTCGCACGTCGCCGCGCGCGACTTCCCCTATACCGCCGAGGACCTGGCAGCCTATGACTGCGTCATCCTCTCCGATATCGGCGCCAATACGCTCCTGCTGCACCCGGAAACGTTCACCAAATCCAAGGTGCTGCCCAATCGCCTCCATTCCATCCGGGACTATGTCGCGCGTGGCGGCGGTTTCGTGATGGTGGGCGGCTACCTCACCTTCCAGGGCATCGATGCCAAGGGCCAGTATGCCGGCACCGCCATCGAGGACATCCTGCCCGTGACCCTGAGCCGGTTCGACGATCGCGTCGAGAGCCCGCAGGGTATCACCCCAAAGGTTGCCTTGAGCCACGATACCGTTGCCTCGGTCAACGGAGACTGGCCCGACATGCTCGGCTACAACCGCGTGACGCCCAAGGAAGGCGGCAATGTCGTGGTCACGGTCGGGGACGATCCGCTGTTGGTCACCGGCACCTATGGGCAGGGTCGCACCGTCGCCTTCACCAGCGATTGCGGCCCCCACTGGGCCCCGCCGCCGTTCGTGGAATGGCCAGGCTATGCCCCGCTCTGGCAGGGCATCGTCGACTGGGCCGCCGGCAAGTAG
- a CDS encoding protein adenylyltransferase SelO: MERFRPSKSHARLGAEFYDPVAAAVFPQTILRFRNQAWAERVGLGHLDEDAWLDHFGRFKTLSGSFEEPLALRYHGHQFRSYNPDLGDGRGFLFAQMHDLEDGRLLDLGTKGSGRTPWSRGGDGRLTLKGGVREVLATQMLEAQGVYTSKSFSLIETGEELQRGDEPSPTRSSVLVRLSHSHIRIGTFQRLAYLEDFESLGRLIDYCITAYMPELAAPAMETRARNLLERVARNGARLAAQWTAAGFVHGVLNSDNINITGESFDYGPWRFLPAYDPHFTAAYFDETGLYAFGNQPDAVAWNATRLAECLVPLSSIALLEPALNTFWPEFRLQLSAALLRRLGLRSAGEDADSNFAGALFPYLAESRAPYEQFFFDWRGGARSMERAARSPSAELYASEAFRPIANLLEAFEPSESVNLDHPYFAREKPRTLIIDEVEAIWAPIAEADDWGRLEATLAEIAAMREAYGGDR; encoded by the coding sequence ATGGAACGCTTCAGACCCAGCAAGAGCCATGCCCGCCTCGGCGCCGAGTTCTACGATCCGGTGGCCGCCGCGGTCTTTCCGCAGACGATCCTGCGCTTCCGCAACCAGGCCTGGGCCGAACGGGTCGGCCTCGGGCACCTCGACGAAGACGCCTGGCTCGACCATTTCGGACGGTTCAAGACGCTGAGCGGGAGCTTCGAGGAACCGCTGGCGCTGCGCTACCACGGCCACCAGTTCCGCTCCTACAACCCGGACCTCGGGGACGGGCGGGGTTTCCTCTTCGCGCAGATGCACGACCTCGAGGATGGCCGGCTCCTCGACCTCGGAACCAAGGGAAGCGGGCGCACGCCGTGGTCACGGGGCGGGGACGGCAGGCTCACGCTCAAGGGCGGGGTGCGCGAGGTGCTGGCAACCCAGATGCTTGAGGCCCAGGGCGTCTATACCTCCAAGAGCTTTTCGCTGATCGAGACCGGGGAGGAACTGCAGCGCGGGGACGAGCCCTCGCCCACGCGCTCCTCGGTGCTGGTGCGGCTGAGCCATTCTCATATCCGCATCGGCACCTTCCAGCGGCTGGCCTATCTCGAGGATTTCGAGAGCCTGGGGCGCCTCATCGACTATTGCATCACCGCCTACATGCCCGAGCTCGCGGCCCCGGCGATGGAGACGCGGGCGCGCAACCTGCTCGAGCGGGTGGCCCGCAACGGGGCGCGGCTGGCGGCGCAGTGGACGGCGGCCGGGTTCGTGCACGGCGTGCTCAACTCGGACAACATCAACATCACGGGGGAGAGCTTCGACTACGGTCCCTGGCGGTTCCTGCCCGCCTACGATCCGCACTTCACCGCCGCCTATTTCGATGAGACCGGGCTTTATGCCTTCGGCAACCAGCCGGACGCGGTGGCCTGGAACGCGACGCGCCTCGCCGAGTGCCTGGTGCCGCTCTCGAGCATCGCGTTGCTCGAGCCGGCGCTCAACACCTTCTGGCCCGAGTTCCGCCTGCAATTGTCGGCGGCGCTGCTGCGCAGGCTGGGGCTGCGCTCGGCGGGCGAAGACGCCGACAGCAATTTCGCCGGCGCGCTCTTTCCCTATCTTGCCGAGAGCCGGGCGCCCTACGAGCAATTCTTCTTCGATTGGCGCGGCGGCGCCCGCAGCATGGAGCGGGCGGCGCGCAGTCCCTCGGCCGAGCTCTATGCCAGCGAGGCGTTTCGGCCCATCGCCAACCTGCTCGAAGCGTTCGAGCCGAGCGAGAGCGTCAATCTCGACCATCCCTATTTCGCCCGGGAAAAGCCGCGCACGCTCATCATCGATGAGGTCGAAGCGATCTGGGCGCCGATCGCGGAGGCCGACGATTGGGGACGGCTCGAAGCGACGCTCGCCGAGATTGCCGCGATGCGCGAGGCCTATGGCGGGGACCGCTAG